One genomic segment of Ipomoea triloba cultivar NCNSP0323 chromosome 9, ASM357664v1 includes these proteins:
- the LOC116029233 gene encoding (3S,6E)-nerolidol synthase 1-like, with amino-acid sequence MSHLLLEADSIKALVVIDTMQRFGIDHYFEHQITQCLKNQHSQPLLYNNNADDGHLYAVSLRFRLLRQRGFHVPADVFNRFKGENIKFKNALSEDIRGLMALQEASHLCIEDDGDILDEAFLFSTNFLTARLPHLDDFQASMVQNTLHYPHHKSLPRFMTNHYLKHHDLKKDWEKLIANLAIMDFNKMQRIYHEEILQVFKWWKGLLSKELKLARKQPLKWYIWSMATVTDPCLSKQRIELTKPISLVYIVDDIFDVYGTIDELILFTEAINMWEFPETKKLSNYMRMCFKVIHETTHEISNVVYQEYGWNPIDYLKKEWASLCNAFLIEAKWFASGHSPKADEYLKNGVISSGVPMVLTNLFIRFGYGEFVGTTDIEDIISSVATILRLLDDLGTAKDEEQDGKDGSYMEYYMKEQEGGSLSDGRQHVLDKVSLQWKLLNKHCLSPNTIPTSFKTACLNAARLIPMMYTYDDNHRLPVLEEHVKFMFSNIKENLMG; translated from the exons ATGAGTCACTTGCTGCTTGAAGCAGACAGTATAAAAGCACTGGTAGTCATCGATACCATGCAGCGCTTTGGCATCGATCACTACTTTGAACATCAAATCACTCAATGTCTAAAGAACCAACATTCTCAACCTCTTCTTTATAACAATAATGCTGATGATGGTCATCTTTACGCAGTTTCACTTCGTTTTCGACTGTTAAGGCAACGAGGTTTCCACGTCCCTGCAG ATGTGTTTAACAGGTTCAAAGGTGAGAATATAAAGTTTAAGAATGCATTGTCGGAAGACATAAGGGGGCTCATGGCTTTGCAAGAAGCTTCACATCTGTGCATAGAAGACGACGGAGACATCTTAGACGAGGCGTTCCTATTTTCTACCAATTTTCTCACCGCAAGATTGCCACATCTTGATGATTTCCAAGCCTCCATGGTTCAAAACACACTGCACTATCCCCATCACAAAAGCTTGCCTCGCTTCATGACAAATCATTACCTTAAACATCATGACCTCAAAAAGGATTGGGAGAAGCTCATAGCAAATTTAGCAATAATGGATTTCAATAAGATGCAACGTATATACCATGAAGAAATCCTTCAAGTTTTCAA ATGGTGGAAAGGACTTTTATCTAAGGAGTTGAAGCTAGCTAGGAAGCAACCGCTCAAGTGGTACATTTGGTCCATGGCTACTGTTACGGATCCATGTTTGTCAAAGCAAAGGATAGAGCTAACCAAGCCAATCTCCCTTGTCTACATTGTGGATGACATTTTTGATGTTTATGGTACAATTGATGAACTTATTCTTTTCACCGAAGCAATAAACAT GTGGGAATTCCCAGAAAcgaaaaaattatcaaattacaTGAGAATGTGTTTCAAGGTAATTCACGAAACCACACATGAGATCAGCAATGTAGTTTACCAAGAGTATGGATGGAATCCTATAGACTATTTGAAAAAAGAG TGGGCAAGTTTGTGCAATGCATTTCTAATCGAGGCAAAGTGGTTTGCCTCTGGGCACTCACCAAAGGCTGATGAGTACTTGAAAAATGGGGTTATAAGCTCGGGAGTACCCATGGTCCTCACCAACCTCTTCATTCGCTTTGGCTACGGTGAATTCGTTGGGACCACAGATATCGAGGACATTATATCTTCAGTAGCCACAATTCTTCGCCTGCTAGACGACCTAGGAACTGCAAAG GATGAAGAACAAGACGGAAAAGATGGATCTTACATGGAGTACTACATGAAAGAGCAAGAAGGTGGGTCATTAAGTGATGGAAGGCAGCATGTTCTGGATAAGGTTTCCTTACAGTGGAAGCTACTAAATAAGCATTGCCTCTCGCCAAACACAATTCCGACATCATTCAAAACAGCTTGTCTAAATGCAGCGAGATTGATTCCAATGATGTACACTTACGACGACAACCATCGACTTCCTGTCCTTGAAGAGCATGTCAAGTTTATGTTTTCAAACATCAAGGAAAACTTGATGGGGTGA